One part of the Symphalangus syndactylus isolate Jambi chromosome 1, NHGRI_mSymSyn1-v2.1_pri, whole genome shotgun sequence genome encodes these proteins:
- the ADCYAP1 gene encoding pituitary adenylate cyclase-activating polypeptide isoform X2: MTMCSGARLALLVYGIIMHSSVYSSPAAAGLRFLGIRPEEEAYDEDGNPLQDFYDLASPGAGSPASALRDASALYYPAERRDVAHGILNKAYRKVLDQLSARKYLQSLVAKGVGGSLGGGAEDDAEPLSKRHSDGIFTDSYSRYRKQMAVKKYLAAVLGKRYKQRVKNKGRRIAYL; encoded by the exons ATGACCATGTGTAGCGGAGCGAGGCTGGCCCTGCTGGTCTATGGGATAATCATGCACAGCAGCGTCTACAGCTCACCTGCCGCCGCCGGACTCCGGTTCCTCGGGATCAG GCCAGAGGAAGAGGCGTACGACGAGGACGGAAACCCGCTGCAAGACTTCTATGACTTGGCGTCGCCGGGCGCAGGGAGCCCCGCCTCCGCGCTGCGCGACGCCTCCGCATTGTACTACCCGGCTGAGAGAAG AGATGTCGCCCACGGGATCCTTAACAAGGCCTACCGCAAAGTGCTGGACCAGCTGTCCGCCAGGAAGTACCTGCAGTCGCTTGTGGCCAAGGGCGTGGG TGGGAGCCTAGGCGGCGGCGCGGAGGACGACGCGGAGCCGCTCTCCAAGCGCCACTCGGACGGAATCTTCACCGACAGCTACAGCCGCTACCGGAAACAAATGGCTGTCAAGAAATACTTGGCGGCCGTCCTAGGGAAAAGGTATAAACAAAGGGTTAAAAACAAAGGACGCCGAATAGCTTATTTGTAG
- the ADCYAP1 gene encoding pituitary adenylate cyclase-activating polypeptide isoform X1: MNKNRSATVQQNILYLKATGRQMLTKRALQKPCSDRFLLTAQINTSRRPVISVTTGSSRRSRSLPPRPLFLSSVSLSSPPSLRVTLLPSSARLQTFEQNTSLGKQVLQLLLLLLLVPAASAQTPTPDGDASRVVTPAQKLEEALCPPSYLAAHRLLTAVRVEGMTMCSGARLALLVYGIIMHSSVYSSPAAAGLRFLGIRPEEEAYDEDGNPLQDFYDLASPGAGSPASALRDASALYYPAERRDVAHGILNKAYRKVLDQLSARKYLQSLVAKGVGGSLGGGAEDDAEPLSKRHSDGIFTDSYSRYRKQMAVKKYLAAVLGKRYKQRVKNKGRRIAYL; the protein is encoded by the exons ATGAATAAAAATCGGAGCGCAACAGTGCAACAAAATATTCTGTACTTAAAGGCAACAGGCAGACAGATGTTGACAAAGAGGGCTCTCCAAAAACCATGTTCGGATAGATTTTTGCTAACTGCACAGATAAATACGAGCAGAAGGCCGGTCATCTCTGTAACCACCGGCAGCAGCAGAAGAAGCCGCAG TTTACCTCCTCgccccctctttctttcttctgtctctctctcttctcccccttctctccgtgtcacGCTCCTTCCTAGTTCTGCGCGTCTACAAACTTTTGAACAGAACACGAGCCTCGGCAAACAAGTCCTGCAGCTCCTCCTGCTGCTCCTGCTCGTTCCTGCGGCTTCTGCTCAGACACCAACGCCAGACGGTGATGCCTCTCGGGTTGTGACTCCAGCGCAGAAACTTGAAGAAGCCCTTTGCCCGCCGTCCTACTTGGCAGCACACCGTCTCCTGACAGCGGTAAGAGTTGAAGG AATGACCATGTGTAGCGGAGCGAGGCTGGCCCTGCTGGTCTATGGGATAATCATGCACAGCAGCGTCTACAGCTCACCTGCCGCCGCCGGACTCCGGTTCCTCGGGATCAG GCCAGAGGAAGAGGCGTACGACGAGGACGGAAACCCGCTGCAAGACTTCTATGACTTGGCGTCGCCGGGCGCAGGGAGCCCCGCCTCCGCGCTGCGCGACGCCTCCGCATTGTACTACCCGGCTGAGAGAAG AGATGTCGCCCACGGGATCCTTAACAAGGCCTACCGCAAAGTGCTGGACCAGCTGTCCGCCAGGAAGTACCTGCAGTCGCTTGTGGCCAAGGGCGTGGG TGGGAGCCTAGGCGGCGGCGCGGAGGACGACGCGGAGCCGCTCTCCAAGCGCCACTCGGACGGAATCTTCACCGACAGCTACAGCCGCTACCGGAAACAAATGGCTGTCAAGAAATACTTGGCGGCCGTCCTAGGGAAAAGGTATAAACAAAGGGTTAAAAACAAAGGACGCCGAATAGCTTATTTGTAG